The following proteins come from a genomic window of Eubalaena glacialis isolate mEubGla1 chromosome X, mEubGla1.1.hap2.+ XY, whole genome shotgun sequence:
- the HSD17B10 gene encoding 3-hydroxyacyl-CoA dehydrogenase type-2 translates to MAAACRSVKGLVAVITGGASGLGLATAERLLGQGATAVLLDLPNSDGEAQAKKLGKNCAFAPADVTSEKDVQAALTLAKEKFGRVDVAVNCAGIAVASKTYNLKKSQAHTLEDFQRVLNVNLIGTFNVIRLVAGEMGQNEPDQGGQRGVIINTASVAAFEGQVGQAAYSASKGGIVGMTLPIARDLAPMGIRVMTIAPGLFGTPLLTTLPDKVRNFLASQVPFPSRLGDSAEYAHLVQAIIENPFLNGEVIRLDGAIRMQP, encoded by the exons ATGGCTGCTGCGTGTCGGAGCGTGAAG GGTCTGGTCGCCGTAATAACCGGTGGAGCCTCGGGCCTAGGCTTGGCCACGGCGGAACGACTGCTGGGGCAGGGGGCCACTGCTGTACTTCTGGACCTGCCCAACTCGGATGGGGAGGCCCAGGCCAAGAAGTTAGGGAAGAACTGCGCCTTTGCCCCAGCGGAC GTGACCTCAGAGAAGGACGTGCAAGCAGCCCTGACTCTAGCAAAAGAAAAGTTTGGCCGTGTGGATGTGGCAGTCAACTGTGCAGGCATTGCAGTGGCCAGCAAGACATACAACTTAAAGAAGAGCCAGGCCCATACCTTGGAGGACTTTCAGCGAGTTCTCAAT GTGAATCTCATAGGCACCTTCAATGTGATCCGCCTGGTGGCTGGTGAGATGGGCCAGAATGAACCAGACCAGGGAGGCCAACGTGGGGTCATCATCAACACAGCCAGTGTAGCTGCCTTTGAGGGCCAG GTTGGACAAGCTGCATACTCTGCTTCCAAGGGGGGCATAGTGGGCATGACACTGCCCATTGCTCGGGATCTGGCTCCCATGGGCATCCGGGTGATGACCATTGCTCCAG GCCTATTTGGCACTCCGCTGTTGACCACCCTCCCAGATAAAGTGCGCAACTTCCTGGCCAGCCAGGTGCCCTTCCCCAGCCGACTGGGTGACTCTGCTGAGTATGCTCATCTGGTACAGGCCATCATCGAGAACCCATTCCTCAATGGAGAGGTCATCCGGCTGGATGGGGCCATCCGCATGCAGCCTTGA